One genomic region from Candidatus Rokuibacteriota bacterium encodes:
- the uppS gene encoding di-trans,poly-cis-decaprenylcistransferase: protein MLKGLLYQLYERRLLAEVSPGPIPRHLGLIQDGHRRYAREAGLSNLGGYRLGAAKAEEVLTWCAELKIPTVTLWWLSTENLRREPDDVAAVLDVIEGKMPEWIHGGLTERLGIRIRPIGKLELLPASLLQALHLAESATRHHDRMLLNVGVGYGGRQEIIDAVTGYLRDSLMRGATPHEVLQGLSPDALDKYLYTYDCPDPDLIIRTSGEVRLSGFMLWQSAYSEFYFCDAYWPAFRKIDFLRAIRSYQQRHRRFGK, encoded by the coding sequence ATGCTGAAGGGGCTTCTCTACCAACTCTATGAGCGGCGACTTCTGGCTGAAGTATCCCCGGGACCCATCCCCCGTCATCTCGGGCTGATCCAGGACGGCCATCGGCGCTACGCTCGCGAGGCCGGGCTCTCCAATCTCGGCGGGTACCGCCTCGGGGCAGCGAAGGCGGAGGAAGTCCTGACGTGGTGCGCCGAACTGAAGATCCCGACGGTGACCCTCTGGTGGCTCTCGACCGAAAACCTGCGCCGTGAACCCGACGACGTCGCGGCCGTTCTCGACGTCATCGAGGGCAAGATGCCGGAATGGATTCACGGGGGATTGACGGAGCGGCTCGGGATTCGAATTCGCCCAATCGGCAAACTGGAGCTCCTCCCGGCCTCCCTGCTGCAGGCCTTGCACCTCGCGGAATCGGCGACTCGTCACCACGATCGAATGCTCCTGAACGTCGGCGTCGGATACGGGGGCCGGCAGGAAATCATAGACGCCGTTACAGGCTACCTTCGCGACAGCCTCATGCGCGGGGCGACGCCACACGAGGTCTTGCAAGGCCTGAGTCCGGACGCGTTGGACAAGTACCTCTACACGTATGACTGCCCGGACCCTGATCTCATTATCCGCACGAGCGGGGAGGTCAGGCTTTCAGGCTTCATGCTCTGGCAAAGCGCGTACAGCGAGTTCTACTTCTGCGACGCCTACTGGCCGGCGTTCAGGAAGATTGACTTTCTCCGGGCCATCCGAAGCTATCAACAGCGACACCGGAGATTCGGGAAATAA
- a CDS encoding SH3 domain-containing protein yields MALAGLGLLAVAAAVGAASSEFVRVKVGSANIRAGPGTTYQRLWSVAKNYPLRVVARRGRWLKTVDFDGYAGWIFARLTDARPAVVVRVERANLRSGPGTDYKLLSTEVAGVAFRVLSRHGRWLKVEHADGSRGWIYRSLVWGNRKPVTPRRR; encoded by the coding sequence GTGGCGCTGGCCGGGCTGGGGCTCTTGGCCGTGGCGGCCGCCGTCGGCGCCGCATCGTCCGAGTTCGTTCGGGTGAAGGTGGGTTCTGCCAACATCCGAGCGGGACCGGGAACCACGTACCAGCGCCTCTGGTCTGTGGCCAAGAACTACCCGCTTCGGGTCGTCGCCCGGCGTGGCCGCTGGCTCAAGACCGTCGACTTTGACGGGTACGCGGGATGGATTTTTGCCCGGTTGACCGACGCCCGGCCCGCGGTCGTCGTGCGGGTGGAACGGGCCAACCTCCGCTCGGGGCCCGGGACGGACTACAAACTGCTCTCCACTGAGGTTGCGGGTGTGGCTTTTCGCGTATTGAGCCGGCACGGGCGGTGGCTCAAGGTGGAGCACGCCGACGGGAGCCGCGGCTGGATCTACCGATCTCTGGTCTGGGGGAACCGAAAGCCCGTCACGCCCCGGCGCCGATGA